A part of Molothrus aeneus isolate 106 unplaced genomic scaffold, BPBGC_Maene_1.0 scaffold_30, whole genome shotgun sequence genomic DNA contains:
- the LOC136570194 gene encoding E3 ubiquitin-protein ligase TRIM39-like: MALPGAAGALRAEASCPLCLGLFQEPVSIHCGHNFCRACIERCWRSSRDNFPCPRCREAAPERSLRPNAELAGIIRIAQRLSLRGRARRGERLCPKHGEALKLFCEEEQSPVCRECRRSPEHRLHAAVPIEEAAQEHKEKFQAHAQILRDRREKMLGLKAAEEGKSSELLERVEAERQRLRCRVRELQQLLEGQERLLLARLARLERDIVRRQEESVGRLSEQISCVGRQIQELEEKCRQPPWELLQDSRDILSRLEKQSVPEPVETSAELAEEPTGLPQENFTLKEMLRKFQVSLTLDPDTAHPRLALSEDGKCVRWDDARRSIPDHPKRFDSSRCVLAREGFTCGRHYWEVQVCQGSAWALGVAKASVARKGRVSVRPERGIWAVGRCGSQCQALASPSVPISLPEAPEVVGVYLDCEGGRVAFFDVQRDVPMFAYPAARFGGEELLPLLCLGRGCCFRLCP; the protein is encoded by the exons ATGGCGCTGCCCGGGGccgcgggagcc CTCCGCGCCGAAGCCTCGTGCCCGCTGTGCCTCGGGCTCTTCCAGGAGCCCGTGTCCATCCACTGCGGCCACAACTTCTGCCGGGCGTGCATCGAGCGCTGCTGGCGGAGCTCCCGGGACAACTTCCCGTGCCCGCGCTGCCGGGAGGCGGCCCCGGAGCGCAGCCTGAGACCCAACGCGGAGCTGGCCGGCATCATCCGCATCGCGCAGCGCCTCAGCCTCAGGGGCAGAGCCCGGCGCGGGGAGAGGCTCTGCCCGAAGCACGGCGAGGCTCTGAAGCTGTTCTgcgaggaggagcagagccccgTGTGCCGCGAGTGCCGCCGCTCCCCGGAGCACCGGCTGCACGCCGCCGTCCCCATCGAGGAAGCGGCGCAGGAGCACAAG GAGAAATTCCAGGCTCACGCGCAGATCCTCAGGGACAGGAGAGAGAAGATGCTGGGGCTGAAAGCGGCggaggaagggaagagctcGGAGCTGCTG GAGCGGGTGGAGGCGGAGCGGCAGCGGCTCCGGTGCCGGGTgcgggagctgcagcagctcctggaggggcaggagcgGCTCCTCCTGGCGCGGCTGGCCCGGCTGGAGCGGGACATCGTGCGGCGGCAGGAGGAGAGCGTGGGCCGGCTCTCGGAGCAGATCTCCTGCGTGGGACGGCAgatccaggagctggaggagaagtGCCGGCAGccgccctgggagctgctgcag gacagcagagaCATCCTGAGCAG GCTGGAGAAGCAGAGTGTCCCAGAGCCGGTGGAGACCTcggcagagctggcagaggaaCCCACAGGGCTGCCCCAGGAAAATTTCACCCTCAAGGAGATGCTGAGGAAATTCCAAG TCAGCCTGACGCTGGACCCCGACACCGCCCACCCGCGCCTGGCCCTGTCCGAGGACGGGAAATGCGTCCGCTGGGACGACGCCCGCAGGTCCATCCCCGACCACCCCAAACGCTTCGACTCCTCCCGCTGCGTGCTGGCCCGCGAGGGATTCACCTGTGGCCGCCACTACTGGGAGGTTCAGGTGTGCCAGGGCTCGGCCTGGGCCCTGGGCGTCGCCAAGGCGTCCGTGGCCAGGAAGGGCCGGGTCAGCGTCAGGCCCGAGCGGGGGATCTGGGCTGTGGGGCGGTGCGGCAGCCAGTGCCAGGCTCTGGCATCGCCCAGCGTCCCCATTTCCCTCCCCGAGGCCCCCGAGGTGGTCGGGGTCTACCTGGACTGCGAGGGCGGGCGCGTGGCGTTTTTTGACGTGCAGAGGGATGTGCCGATGTTCGCGTACCCCGCGGCGAGGTTTGGGGgcgaggagctgctgcccctgctgtgcctgggcagggggtgCTGCTTCAGGCTGTGCCCCTGA
- the LOC136570189 gene encoding E3 ubiquitin-protein ligase TRIM7-like, with protein MEELPGEASCPICGEYFREPVSIHCGHHFCRGCIERCWEWPTAGFACPRCRDTAPQRSLRPSRELERVLELARRLSRGEALGTQEDEEEEEGEMCQRHREPLELFCKEDGALLCAICRESRAHRAHAVLPLPEAARDFEEQIQAGLQTLKDERDKLLELREAEMRRIWECLEQTEAERRRILSRFQGLRLALEELPRRLLARLRRLESDIGSAQEERATLLTREISRLEMRAQELRERPRRPARTFLQDISSTLSSLRNENFQLPPKFPDLENKIQRFREENALLEETLRSFRDALAFELPEKMTVTLEPSTAHPQLLVAPDGGSVSWESARDPPGHGAQARPGADPCVLGREGVTGGRRCWDVQVAPEGSWALGVARETPGSGAGTPGSGAGTPGNGAGTPGNGEGTPGNGAGTPGNGEGTPGREEGTLGNGGETPGNGEGTPGREEGTLGSGEGTPGSGAGTPWNGAGTPWNGEGTLGNGAGTLENGEGTLGNGAGTPWNGEGTLGNGAGTPWNGAGTPRNGAGTLGSEAEPPGSGAGTPGSGEGTPMSGTESPESGAEPPSSGAEPLGNGTEPPGSGAEPPGSGAEPPEWELWSMGLCQGQFWALTSLERIPLLLSRAPRRVRVALDYEGGQVAFFDADQRSLIFAFPAASFEGQSVRPWFLVWGEGARISLCP; from the exons ATGGAGGAGCTGCCGGGCGAAGCCTCCTGTCCCATCTGCGGCGAATATTTCCGCGAGCCCGTGTCCATCCACTGCGGCCACCACTTCTGCCGGGGCTGCATCGAGCGCTGCTGGGAGTGGCCCACGGCGGGGTTCGCCTGCCCGCGCTGCCGGGACACGGCCCCGCAGCGGAGCCTCCGCCCGAGCCGGGAGCTGGAGCGGGTGCTGGAGCTCGCCCGGCGCCTGAGCCGCGGGGAAGCGCTGGGAACccaggaggacgaggaggaggaggagggggaaatgTGCCAGAGGCACCGGGAGCCGCTGGAGCTCTTCTGCAAGGAGGACGGAGCGCTGCTGTGCGCGATCTGCCGCGAGTCGCGGGCGCACCGGGCCCACGCGGTGCTGCCGCTGCCGGAGGCCGCGCGGGACTTCGAG gaACAAATCCAGGCCGGGCTGCAAACCCTGAAGGACGAGAGGGACAAACTCCTGGAGCTGCGGGAGGCTGAAATGAGGAGAATCTGGGAGTGTTTG GAGCAGACGGAGGCCGAGCGGCGGCGGATCCTGTCCCGCTTCCAGGGGCTGCGCCTCGCCCTGGAGGAGCTTCCCCGCCGCCTCCTGGCGCGGCTGCGGCGCCTGGAGAGCGACATCGGGAGCGCGCAGGAGGAGCGGGCGACGCTCCTGACCCGGGAGATCTCGCGGCTGGAGATGCGCGCCCAGGAGCTGCGGGAGCGGCCGCGGCGCCCGGCCCGGACCTTCCTGCAG GACATCAGCAGCACCTTGAGCAG cctcagaaatgaaaatttccaGTTGCCCCCAAAATTTCCAGATTTGGAGAATAAAATTCAGCGTTTCAGGGAGGAAAACGCTCTCCTGGAGGAGACGCTGAGGAGCTTCCGAG ACGCCCTGGCCTTCGAGCTGCCGGAGAAAA TGACGGTGACgctggagcccagcactgcccaccccCAGCTGCTCGTGGCCCCCGACGGCGGCAGCGTCAGCTGGGAGAGCGCCCGGGACCCTCCCGGGCACGGAGCCCAGGCCAGACCCGGCGCCGACCCCTGCGTGCTCGGCCGCGAGGGCGTCACGGGCGGGAGGCGCTGCTGGGACGTGCAGGTGGCCCCAGAGGGGTCCTGGGCACTGGGGGTGGCCAGGGAGACCCCCGGGAGTGgggcagggacccccgggagtggggcagggacccccgggaatggggcagggacccccgggaATGGGGAAGGGACCCccgggaatggggcagggacccccgggaATGGGGAAGGGACCCctgggagagaggaagggaCCCTCGGGAATGGGGGAGAGACCCCTGGGAACGGGGAAGGGACCCctgggagagaggaagggaCCCTCGGGAGTGGGGAAGGGACCCCCGGGAGTGGGGCAGGGACCCcctggaatggggcagggaCCCCCTGGAATGGGGAAGGGACCCtcgggaatggggcagggaccCTCGAGAATGGGGAAGGGACCCtcgggaatggggcagggaccCCCTGGAATGGGGAAGGGACCCtcgggaatggggcagggaccccctggaatggggcagggacccccaggaatggggcagggacCCTCGGGAGCGAGGCAGAGCCCcccgggagcggggcagggacccccgggagtGGGGAAGGGACCCCCATGAGTGGGACAGAGTCCCCCGAGAgtggggcagagccccccagtAGTGGGGCAGAGCCCCTTGGGAATGGGACAGAGCCCCCCGGGAGTGGGGCAGAGCCCCCCGGGAGTGGGGCAGAGCCCCCCGAGTGGGAGCTCTGGtccatggggctgtgccagggccagtTCTGGGCTCTCACCTCGCTGGAGCGCATCCCGCTGCTCCTGTCCCGGGCGCCGCGCAGGGTGAGGGTGGCGCTGGACTACGAGGGGGGCCAGGTGGCTTTTTTCGACGCCGACCAGAGGAGTTTGATCTTCGCCTTCCCGGCGGCCTCGTTCGAGGGGCAAAGCGTCCGCCCCTGGTTCCTGGTGTGGGGAGAGGGCGCCCGcatctccctgtgcccctga
- the LOC136570341 gene encoding E3 ubiquitin-protein ligase TRIM39-like, which produces MRRSRESRRQSRGAARIRPGHGGRSGEGQARRGPRPWEGIPAGIRLREAGEEGSEEGRRDPAGIRLREAGEEGSEEGRRPWRTWAEFDQIWSEFVPIWAEFDPIEAEFDPLQDLKNELEKRQAKKTPEISQQEPPARGREERNQQPDVKSSIGRCGKVTFQLALDAAPGLEERVCPSWRSSALQETLRKLQASVTLDPDTAHPELVLSEDGKSVWRGPRARPLPDRPERFELWPCVLGRQGFASGRHCWHVDVGDGGDWAVGVARDSVPRKGRLSLGPPGGIWALEKWGGRLRALTARRATPLAPRALPRRVSVHLDCRGGSVAFLDAQRGRLLFAFSRAAFGGERLRPWLWVVGARSQLRLWP; this is translated from the exons ATGAGGAGAAGCCGGGAGAGCCGGAGGCAGAGCCGAGGCGCGGCGCGGATCCGCCCGGGACACGGAGGGAGAAGCGGGGAGGGCCAGGCCCGGCGGGGGCCGCGTCCCTGGGAGGGGATTCCAGCCGGGATTCGGCTCCGTGAGGCGGGGGAGGAAGGCTCCGAGGAAGGACGGCGGGATCCAGCCGGGATTCGGCTCCGTGAGGCGGGGGAGGAAGGCTCCGAGGAAGGACGGCGGCCCTGGAGGACCTG GGCAGAATTTGACCAGATTTGGTCAGAGTTTGTCCCAATTTGGGCAGAATTTGATCCAATTGAGGCAGAATTTGACCCA CTGCAAGATCTGAAAAATGAGCTGGAGAAGAGGCAGGCGAAGAAAACCCCCGAGATTTCCCAGCAGGAACCCCCAGCACGGGGCCGGGAGGAGAGGAACCAGCAGCCG GATGTGAAGAGCTCCATCGGCAG GTGTGGGAAAGTGACGTTCCAGCTGGCCCTGGATGCGGCCCCGGGGCTGGAGGAACGGGTTTGTCCCTCCTGGAGGAGCAGCGCCCTGCAGGAAACCCTGAGGAAGCTCCAAG CCAGCGTGACCCTGGACCCCGACACGGCGCACCCCGAGCTGGTTCTCTCCGAGGACGGGAAGAGCGTTTGGCGCGGGCCCCGTGCCCGCCCGCTCCCCGACCGCCCCGAGCGTTTCGAGCTCTGGCCCTGCGTGCTGGGCCGCCAGGGCTTCGCCTCGGGGCGCCACTGCTGGCACGTGGACGTGGGCGACGGCGGCGACTGGGCCGTGGGGGTGGCGCGGGACTCGGTGCCCAGGAAGGGGCGGCTCAGCCTGGGCCCCCCGGGCGGGATTTGGGCGCTGGAGAAGTGGGGCGGGCGGCTGCGGGCGCTGACCGCGCGCAGGGCGACGCCGCTGGCGCCGCGGGCGCTGCCCCGCCGGGTCAGCGTGCACCTGGACTGCCGCGGCGGCTCCGTGGCCTTCCTGGACGCCCAGCGCGGGCGGCTGCTCTTCGCCTTCTCCCGCGCCGCCTTCGGCGGGGAGAGGCTCCGGCCCTGGCTCTGGGTGGTGGGCGCCCGCTCGCAGCTCCGGCTGTGGCCCTGA